tattccatgTCCAGTCAGGCAGTCAGCCGGATCATTGACGATTTCCAGTCCAACTTTCCCattcaaattattcaaatatctctctataataatctatatatagagagagagatatgtTTCCTCGTACCATAATTTACCTGGGTTGGGTTGACACTTTCTAATCCATTCACAAACGCAACACacattggaaaaaaaaaaaagttgaggCGCGTTTGGACTCGGTCTCCTCCCtcaacacaaataaataaacacgCTCTTGACAAAATCACACAACCAAACAATACCTAACACCATGCTCAAATCATGGAGAAGGCGCTGCCGCCGCAACTCCGTCGCCATGCCGCCGGAGCTCACCATCCCCAACCATTTCCTCTGCCCGATCTCTCTCCACCTCATGAAAGATCCGGTCACATTGTCCACCGGCACCACCTACGACCGCCACAGCATCGAGACCTGGATCGAATCCGGCAACAAAACCTGCCCCGTCACGAATCAACTCCTCAGAGACCTTGAACCAATCCCCAACCACGCCATCCGGAAAATCATCCAGGAATGGTGCGTCGAAAATCGCTCCCGCGGCGTCGATCGGATCCCCACCCCGCGCATCCCGATCACCTCCGCCGAGGCCTCCGAGATGCTATCGAGAGTCTCCGACGAAAAGAGATGCATCGAATTCGTCGCTAAAATCAAACAATCGGCCAAGGAAAGCGACAGAAACAAACGATGCTTCGTCGCTAATGGATCCAGTAAAATCCTCTCCGCCGCATTTGCAGCGAATTCGAATTCAGATGAATCCGCCGATGTTTTAACGGAGGTCTTATCGGCGATGATTACATTAACGCCGGTTCTGGATGAGGAAACGAGCCGCAACCTCTCCTCTGAGAATTCGGTTCAGAAATTGGTGTGGTTTATGAGATTTGGCAGTTTGTCTATGCGGAGAAATGCAGTGTTGGCGCTGAGATCGATTCTGTCGTTTCAAATTGCAGTCGAGATGGAAGGCGTGGTAGAGGCGTTGATCGGGCTGATCAAAGAGCCGATTTGCCCGACGACGACGAAAGCGTCTCTACTTTCAATTTACTATCTGCTCAAATCACATGAACATTGTAGCGCGATCGCGGTGGCTCTGATGGAGATGGGGATGGTGGAGAAGCTTCTCGAAATGGCGGTGGAGTCGGATAAAAGCGTTACCGAGAAGGCGCTGGGCGTTTTGGAGGGGATGTGCGGGCACGGGGAGGTGAGGGAGAGGGCGAGGGAGAATGCGCTGATGATACCGCTGTTGGTGAAGAAGGTGCTGAGAGTTTCGGAGATGGCAACGGAGTTTTCGGTTTCGATTCTGTTGAAGATTGtgagggaggaggaggagagtgCGGTGGAGGCGCTTCGAGCGGGGGCGTTTCAGAAGCTGTTGCTGGTGTTGCAGATTGGGAGCGATGAGGGGACCAAGGAGAAGGTCACGGAGTTGTTGAAGGTGTTGAATGGGTATAGGAGTAGGATTGAGTGTGTTGAGTCTTCGGATTTCAAGCATATTACAAGGCCGTTTTAAATTAcgtactaattttttcattctatttatatttatatctttatcATATCTGATCAAAGATTAAACATACACACATTAATTACAGATTTCATCATATTCGCTCATCTCGGATTACATAATTGCATACAGAGTATTCATATgcgatttattttaatagtatgaGCTTCAAGGGAGAAATGTGTATTGATTATTGATGCTATATCATGTCTTAGGTTAAACCAGAACAATTGGTTCtcatgtttaaaatttaatggcCAGTTTCGGTTTTGGAACTCTAACTGTCTAAGGGATGAATCTGATTGATTCCAAAAACTTTGATACAGTAATCAATAGATAACTGTCGCTTTTAGTCCAAAATCGAAAATATTAATCGGACACACTAAAAATATCATGGAACTCTGAGTAAAAATCATGGAAATcgctggaaaaaaaaaggacaaaaattGTTCAAATCTATTGGTTCCCCAAAACTAACAATTGAGATAATAACGGTCGATTCAAAACGGAACGAATCGTTTATAGAACTGACATCCCTATTAAAGTCTTTATTACTCTAAGTTACCACTTGATATGGTTTTTAGCCACTTATTAGATCAATAATTCCACTATTTGATGTCATGTCTCACTCGTATTTCATTGTCAATTATTTTGTAGTGTATTGTTTGTAACTATCTACAATTTCAATCTCTAGTGCTTCATTTTAACTGTGTGATTACTggtattttttaaagattcaATACTGATCCACCTTAGTTTATATGATTAGttttaacatttaatttatatatagtatttcaaTTCATTGCGGATTGTTAGTTTTTTAGTAGGCTAttcaataatttgatataaatttttttaaacctcaattttatattactccctctgtccccaaagaatatgcattttgggttcggcacaagttttaatgtaaaattggtaaaacaagatagaagtagagagaaaaagtaattaaagtattattagtggagaatgagtgacacctcattagagaaattttttttaaaaaattaaaaagtgtatattcttgtgggacgaactaaaaaggaaGGGTACATATTAGACTTGAGGAGGTATAAATGTTGAGGTTCATTTTCATcataacctttttttttaacatggtTAAATTCATACTTGTAACTTCTGATGCATAAAATATAGGACATGTGATCGACTGGATTATTGACGGATCATTGCATAATTGTTTCGTAAATGGGACTAAACCGGTCAATTGACCATCATTATTAGTAAATAGACTTCAATTGGTTTGATTTGATCAAACTATTACCATTTCCATTCAACGATCATACAGAAATTTGACTATCCTTTTCCCgctcaaataaatcattttttttatctaataaaagtgaattaatttttaaaaatatatctgTCGCGCCTCCATAAGTCAACGGTCTAATTACAGCCATGCACTTATGTAGCATTGACAGTCTGGGTCCACCGCTAGCATCGGGAGGCAGCTGGAAGTATTCATCACGTGCCTCCAACGTGTTAGCAATCGCAAGAAAAGATTTCGCCGCATTCTAAAACACCGTGAATAACTGTCATGCACCACCGTGATTCGTCGGCAAAGTAGTCCGCAATCAGCCGTTCGGCGACTACGGCATGCTCTTTTGGAAGACCGGCTCCCAATGGAAGATCGACCTAAGTACCTGTTCTTCCTGATGTTTTCGTTGTTGCTACATCATATGCTGGTAATAACGCTTACCGTAGTCTAACATGGCCCATTCTACGGCAACAACAAGCTCGTCGGCGCCGTCGGGATTCATTTCGAGCATAGAGTGGAAAAAAGAGAGATATACGATTGGAAGCggtgaatgaaatgagatgaGACGTAGAGTATTTATCGTGTGAAATGTaggaataaatttaaataaataaaaaaagtgaggCATCCGATTGGCGGATGATGCCTGCAATGGCGCCAATCAGCGGTCCGATGCATAGGGCGTATGGGACAGCGGTGAAATCGACGGTCGACCTGTCGATCTTTTTGCCTGCTTAAttgaaaatgttaaatataacaaagaaattaaagtGAAAATCACTTATGGGCCTAAGCCTACCAACAGCTCCTATACAACATGACTACTGGATTGAAAAGgcccaaattcaaaatcaactcTAATTGATCATTCACCAAACATTAAAGAATCTACagacataaataaaatgaagatctctttataaaatttaaaaaaaaggtaaatccATTCTCATTAttaactagtagtagtatactaGTATGT
The genomic region above belongs to Salvia hispanica cultivar TCC Black 2014 chromosome 3, UniMelb_Shisp_WGS_1.0, whole genome shotgun sequence and contains:
- the LOC125215903 gene encoding U-box domain-containing protein 21-like, with the protein product MLKSWRRRCRRNSVAMPPELTIPNHFLCPISLHLMKDPVTLSTGTTYDRHSIETWIESGNKTCPVTNQLLRDLEPIPNHAIRKIIQEWCVENRSRGVDRIPTPRIPITSAEASEMLSRVSDEKRCIEFVAKIKQSAKESDRNKRCFVANGSSKILSAAFAANSNSDESADVLTEVLSAMITLTPVLDEETSRNLSSENSVQKLVWFMRFGSLSMRRNAVLALRSILSFQIAVEMEGVVEALIGLIKEPICPTTTKASLLSIYYLLKSHEHCSAIAVALMEMGMVEKLLEMAVESDKSVTEKALGVLEGMCGHGEVRERARENALMIPLLVKKVLRVSEMATEFSVSILLKIVREEEESAVEALRAGAFQKLLLVLQIGSDEGTKEKVTELLKVLNGYRSRIECVESSDFKHITRPF